A stretch of the Ischnura elegans chromosome 5, ioIscEleg1.1, whole genome shotgun sequence genome encodes the following:
- the LOC124159098 gene encoding uncharacterized protein LOC124159098, translated as MLKPCQSCAILHVFLGGEIVFLTVTLISSLTTLQKKRKLSIQTARKRTQFEILERSIDTDRRKNHERSEESKEISRLRRRVQEAENTIEKLKEEKEEYRRQCLRLSRNLADISSINVELHKMLSKNSAAVSSVRTNGARVVQPEGNSSNVISISGAALKEKEISTEVLSLPFNDGSNVISISGAALKEKEMSTEVLSLPFNDDDDFVLADPIEEKENSELIHGEWHCILLSCIAQLLG; from the exons atgttaaaaccGTGCCAATCATGTGCTATTTTGCATGTTTTCCTTGGTGGTGAAATAGTTTTCCTAACGGTAACGTTGATTTCGTCTCTTACTACtctacagaaaaaaagaaaactttctatACAAACGGCAAGAAAAAGGACGCAGTTCGAAATACTGGAAAGGAGTATAGATACAGATCGGCGTAAAAACCATGAACGAAGCGAGGAGAGTAAGGAAATTTCGCGATTGAGGAGGAGAGTTCAGGAGGCGGAAAAcactattgaaaaattgaaagaagagAAAGAGGAATACAGAAGGCAGTGCCTTCGCCTGTCAAGGAATTTAGCAGACATCTCCAGTATTAATGTGGAACTGCATAAAATGCTTTCAAAAAACAGTGCGGCAGTAAGCTCTGTACGGACTAATG GAGCACGTGTGGTGCAGCCTGAAGGCAACAGTTCCAACGTCATCAGCATTTCTG GTGCAGCACTTAAGGAGAAAGAAATTTCAACAGAAGTGCTATCATTACCATTTAATGATGGTTCCAACGTCATCAGCATTTCTG GTGCAGCACTTAAGGAGAAAGAAATGTCAACAGAAGTGCTATCATTACCATTTAATGATGACGATG attttgttctggctgacccaatagaagaaaaagaaaattctgaGTTAATTCATGGTGAGTGGCATTGCATTTTACTGAGTTGCATTGCACAGTTACTGGGTTGA